The Ascochyta rabiei chromosome 15, complete sequence genome window below encodes:
- a CDS encoding Proteasome endopeptidase complex yields MFIARSEYDRGINTFSPEGRLFQVEYSLEAIKLGSTAIGVATGEGVILGVEKRVTSTLLETSSVEKIVEIDRHIGCAMSGLQADARSMVEHARVESQNHAFNYAEPLRVESCTQAICDLALRFGEGAEGEESIMSRPFGVALLIAGYDEDGPSLYHAEPSGTFYRYDAKAIGSGSEGAQAELQNEFHKSLTLPEAEVLVLKTLKQVMEEKLDSKNVQLASVTKDKGFRIYTDQEMEEVVGRLPTN; encoded by the exons ATG TTCATAGCACGCAGCGAGTATG ATCGTGGAATCAA CACCTTCTCGCCAGAAGGCCGTCTTTTCCAGGTCGAATACTCCCTAGAAGCCATCAAGCTCGGCTCAACAGCGATAGGT GTCGCAACCGGCGAAGGTGTGATCCTTGGTGTAGAGAAGCGCGTGACATCCACCCTTCTTGAGACCAGCTCAGTCGAGAAGATTGTCGAGATCGACCGCCACATCGGATGCGCCATGTCTGGCCTGCAAGCCGATGCACGAAGCATGGTCGAGCACGCCCGAGTCGAGAGCCAGAACCATGCCTTCAACTACGCCGAGCCTCTGAGAGTAGAGAGCTGCACACAGGCGATATGCGATCTTGCGCTACGATTCGGCGAGGGTGCTGAGGGTGAGGAGAGCATCATGTCGAGACCATTCGGTGTGGCGCTGTTGATCGCTGGGTACGACGAGGACGGCCCAAGTCT GTACCACGCTGAGCCCTCTGGCACATTCTACCGCTACGACGCCAAGGCAATTGGCTCCGGATCCGAAGGCGCACAAGCAGAGCTGCAGAACGAGTTCCACAAGTCGCTTACCCTGCCAGAAGCCGAGGTCCTTGTCCTCAAGACGCTGAAGCAGGTCATGGAGGAGAAGCTGGACAGCAAGAACGTGCAGCTGGCGAGTGTGACCAAGGACAAGGGCTTCCGGATCTACACCGACCAGGAGATGGAGGAGGTCGTTGGAAGGCTGCCTACAAACTAG
- a CDS encoding alkylphosphocholine resistance protein lem3 has translation MSQTQQMEATDSISSQDPSRQDSKKTKSRRPPNTAFRQQRLKAWQPILTPKTVLPLFFIVGIIFAPIGGLLLYASSLVQEISIDYTNCNTSAPLTDAVFDASAPSTLADIPSGDVSATFKTAVKSQPQWGKAWENYTWPSGRVQNTSVCILSFEIPNDIQPPILFYYRLTNFYQNHRRYVKSVDLDQLKGTALSLSDIESGDCGPLDAVNGKPYYPCGLIANSMFNDTFTNLNASNPSQNGGSPSVYQMTANGTSWPHEGDLYGKTKYKPSDVVPPPNWQEQYIDGSYDSLDELPDVHTWEAFQVWMRTAGLPTFSKLAQRNDNDVLKAGTYRLKIYDRFPVQAYSGTKSILISTRTVMGGKNPFLGIAYIVVGGLCILLGAVFLAAHLIKPRKLGDHTYLTWNSDQPSSATTTGRVGGA, from the exons ATGTCACAAACACAGCAGATGGAGGCCACCGACTCCATCTCGAGCCAGGACCCAAGCCGCCAGGACTccaagaagacgaagagcaGACGACCCCCGA ACACGGCGTTTCGACAGCAGCGATTGAAGGCATGGCA GCCCATCTTGACCCCGAAGACGGTCCTCCCTCTGTTCTTCATCGTCGGCATTATATTTGCACCCATCGGCGGCCTGCTGCTCTATGCGAGCTCCCTG GTCCAGGAAATCTCGATTGACTACACCAACTGCAACACCTCGGCGCCCCTTACCGACGCCGTCTTCGATGCCTCTGCACCAAGCACGCTCGCCGACATCCCCTCGGGCGACGTCTCGGCTACCTTCAAGACGGCCGTCAAGTCGCAGCCGCAGTGGGGCAAGGCGTGGGAGAACTACACATGGCCTTCAGGCAGGGTCCAGAACACCAGCGTGTGCATTCTCAGCTTCGAGATCCCCAACGACATCCAGCCGCCCATTCTCTTCTACTACCGCCTGACCAACTTCTACCAGAACCACCGACGCTACGTAAAGAGCGTGGATCTTGACCAGCTGAAAGGAACAGCTCTTTCCCTGAGCGACATCGAGTCTGGTGATTGCGGTCCCCTAGATGCCGTCAACGGCAAGCCCTACTACCCCTGCGGTCTTATTGCGAACTCCATGTTCAACGATACCTTCACCAATCTGAACGCATCGAATCCTTCGCAGAACGGAGGCAGCCCCTCAGTGTACCAAATGACGGCAAACGGTACCTCATGGCCCCACGAGGGCGATCTCTACGGCAAGACAAAATACAAGCCGTCTGACGTTGTTCCCCCACCCAACTGGCAGGAACAATACATCGATGGAAGCTACGACTCGCTAGACGAGCTCCCAGACGTTCACACGTGGGAGGCATTTCAAGTCTGGATGCGCACCGCTGGTCTCCCAACTTTCAGCAAGCTTGCCCAGCGCAATGACAACGATGTCTTGAAAGCCGGCACCTATCGGCTAAAGATCTACGATC GCTTTCCGGTACAGGCTTACAGTGGCACAAAGTCCATCCTGATCTCTACACGTACCGTGATGGGTGGCAAAAACCCGTTTTTGGGCATTGCCTACATCGTCGTTGGCGGTCTTTGCATCCTACTCGGCGCCGTGTTCCTTGCCGCGCATCTCATCAAACCGAG AAAACTCGGCGATCACACTTATCTCACCTGGAACAGCGATCAGCCTAGCTCGGCGACAACTACCGGACGAGTTGGTGGGGCATAG